The Ruania alba genome has a window encoding:
- the dusB gene encoding tRNA dihydrouridine synthase DusB translates to MAGVTNAPFRRLCREAGAAGLPADRATEVAASPAPAGLYVAEMVTSRALVERTPESMRIISHDAGEGVRSVQLYGVDPATVRAAVRMLVTEERADHIDLNFGCPVPKVTRKGGGAVLPWKSELFSAIVSGACEEAAGSGIPVTVKMRMGIDADHLTYLDAGLRAQDAGVASVALHARTAADYYSGTAHWDSIARLKETVTDVPVLGNGDIWSAEDALAMVAHTGCDGVVVGRGCQGRPWLFTDLVAAFAGSDVRVRPGLGEVTAVIRRHAELMVDHFGNELKALRELRKHMSWYLKGYVVGGQARAALGLVSTLAELDERLGALELDQAYPGEGAEGPRGRAGSAKVPHVPSGWLDSRDIDDELRAMLEQAESSVSGG, encoded by the coding sequence ATGGCCGGTGTGACGAACGCCCCGTTCCGGCGGCTGTGCCGCGAGGCGGGTGCTGCCGGCCTGCCCGCCGACCGTGCGACCGAGGTGGCCGCCAGCCCCGCGCCGGCCGGGCTCTACGTGGCCGAGATGGTCACCTCCCGCGCACTGGTGGAGCGCACCCCGGAGTCGATGCGGATCATCTCCCACGATGCCGGTGAAGGGGTGCGCAGCGTGCAGTTGTACGGGGTGGACCCAGCCACGGTGCGTGCGGCTGTGCGGATGCTGGTGACCGAGGAGCGTGCCGACCACATCGACCTGAACTTCGGTTGCCCGGTGCCCAAGGTCACGCGCAAGGGCGGGGGAGCGGTGCTGCCGTGGAAGAGCGAGCTGTTCTCCGCGATCGTCTCGGGCGCATGCGAGGAGGCCGCCGGTAGCGGCATCCCGGTGACCGTGAAGATGCGGATGGGTATTGACGCCGACCACCTCACCTACCTCGACGCCGGGCTGCGTGCGCAGGATGCCGGCGTGGCATCGGTGGCGCTGCACGCGCGCACGGCTGCTGACTACTACTCCGGCACCGCGCACTGGGACTCGATCGCACGCCTCAAGGAGACGGTCACTGACGTTCCGGTGCTCGGCAACGGTGACATCTGGTCCGCCGAGGATGCGTTGGCGATGGTGGCCCACACCGGCTGCGACGGCGTCGTCGTGGGTCGTGGCTGCCAAGGGCGGCCGTGGCTGTTCACGGATCTGGTGGCGGCGTTCGCGGGATCGGACGTGCGGGTGCGTCCGGGGCTCGGGGAGGTGACCGCGGTGATCCGCCGGCACGCCGAGCTCATGGTGGACCACTTCGGCAACGAGCTGAAGGCCCTGCGGGAGCTGCGCAAACACATGTCCTGGTACCTCAAGGGGTATGTGGTCGGTGGCCAGGCCCGTGCCGCTTTGGGCCTGGTGAGCACCCTGGCGGAGCTGGACGAGCGTCTCGGTGCGCTCGAGCTCGACCAGGCATACCCGGGTGAGGGTGCCGAAGGACCGCGCGGTCGAGCAGGCAGCGCCAAGGTCCCGCACGTGCCCTCCGGTTGGTTGGACTCGAGGGACATCGACGACGAACTTCGCGCCATGCTGGAGCAGGCGGAGTCCTCCGTCTCCGGCGGCTGA
- the leuA gene encoding 2-isopropylmalate synthase, with product MSSSTHSIHGMPLAKYRPFVGVDLPDRTWPTKTITQAPRWLSTDLRDGNQSLIEPMDPSRKRIMFDLLVQMGYKEIEVGFPSASQADFDFVRSIIEDDAIPEDVTISVLTQARAELIERTVRSLVGAHKATVHMYNATAPVFRDIVFRNDKDATKELATAGTQHVIDYGEKILDPDTELGYEYSPEIFIDTELDYALEVCEGVMDVWAPEAGREIILNLPATVERATPNVYADQIEWMSRHLSRREFVSLSVHPHNDRGTGVAAAELAVMAGADRIEGCLFGQGERTGNVDLVTLGMNLYSQGIDPLIDFSDIDDVRRIVEHCTQMDVHPRHPYGGDLVYTAFSGSHQDAIKKGFNVRSERVAAAGGDDTAIAWNVPYLPVDPEDVGRNYEAVIRVNSQSGKGGVAYLLQSTKNLDLPRRLQIEFSQSVQKHTDSFGGEMTAETIWKIFSDEYLPAGEHDGLTPWGRFDLRATQVSSAGDGSDDVLTATIVDSGVERTVEARGNGPVAAFTAALAQFGVEVAVLDYAEHALSEGGDASAVAYVECEVAEQVIWGVGIDPSITTASLKAIVSAVNRAVR from the coding sequence ATGAGTTCTAGCACGCACAGCATCCACGGGATGCCGTTGGCCAAGTACCGTCCGTTCGTCGGCGTCGACCTGCCGGACCGTACCTGGCCGACCAAGACGATCACCCAGGCTCCGCGGTGGCTCTCGACCGACCTGCGCGACGGCAACCAGTCCCTGATCGAACCGATGGACCCGAGCCGCAAACGGATCATGTTCGACCTGCTCGTGCAGATGGGCTACAAGGAGATCGAGGTCGGCTTCCCGTCCGCTTCGCAGGCCGACTTCGACTTCGTCCGCTCCATCATCGAAGACGATGCGATCCCCGAAGACGTGACGATCTCGGTGCTCACCCAGGCCCGCGCCGAGCTGATCGAACGTACGGTGCGCTCCCTGGTCGGGGCTCACAAGGCGACCGTGCACATGTACAACGCCACGGCACCGGTGTTCCGCGACATCGTCTTCCGGAACGACAAGGACGCCACCAAGGAGCTGGCCACCGCCGGGACCCAGCACGTGATCGACTACGGCGAGAAAATCCTCGACCCGGACACCGAGCTGGGGTACGAGTACTCCCCGGAGATCTTCATCGACACCGAGCTGGACTACGCCCTCGAGGTCTGCGAGGGCGTGATGGACGTGTGGGCCCCCGAGGCCGGTCGCGAGATCATCCTCAACCTGCCCGCCACGGTGGAGCGTGCGACCCCGAACGTGTACGCGGACCAGATCGAATGGATGAGCCGGCACCTGAGCCGCCGTGAGTTCGTCTCCCTGTCAGTGCACCCGCACAATGACCGGGGGACCGGTGTGGCGGCCGCCGAGCTGGCCGTGATGGCCGGCGCCGATCGCATCGAGGGGTGCCTGTTCGGTCAGGGCGAGCGCACCGGCAACGTCGACCTGGTGACGCTGGGCATGAACCTGTACAGCCAGGGCATCGACCCGCTGATCGACTTCTCCGACATCGACGATGTTCGTCGCATCGTGGAGCACTGCACCCAGATGGACGTGCACCCGCGCCACCCCTACGGCGGTGATCTGGTCTACACCGCGTTCTCCGGCTCGCACCAGGACGCCATCAAGAAGGGGTTCAACGTCCGCTCCGAACGCGTGGCTGCCGCCGGTGGCGACGACACGGCGATCGCGTGGAACGTGCCCTACCTGCCGGTGGATCCCGAGGACGTCGGCCGCAACTACGAGGCCGTGATCCGGGTGAACTCGCAGTCCGGCAAGGGCGGTGTGGCCTACCTGCTGCAGAGCACGAAGAACCTGGATCTGCCACGACGGCTGCAGATCGAGTTCTCCCAGAGCGTGCAGAAGCACACTGATTCCTTCGGCGGGGAGATGACGGCCGAGACGATCTGGAAGATCTTCTCCGACGAGTACCTGCCCGCCGGCGAGCACGACGGGCTGACCCCGTGGGGCCGGTTCGACCTGCGCGCCACGCAGGTGTCCTCCGCCGGTGACGGCAGCGACGATGTCCTCACCGCGACGATCGTGGACTCCGGGGTGGAGCGGACCGTCGAGGCACGCGGGAACGGCCCCGTTGCGGCGTTCACCGCGGCGTTGGCGCAGTTCGGCGTCGAGGTGGCCGTGCTCGACTACGCCGAGCACGCTCTCTCCGAGGGAGGCGACGCGTCAGCGGTGGCGTACGTGGAGTGCGAGGTGGCTGAGCAGGTGATCTGGGGCGTCGGGATCGACCCCTCGATCACCACGGCCTCGCTCAAGGCGATCGTCTCCGCCGTCAACCGCGCGGTGCGCTGA
- a CDS encoding isoprenyl transferase: MTAPTPPPPHPSGDRPPSVPAALVPRHVAIVMDGNGRWANARGLTRNEGHAAGEAVLLDVVAGAIELGISHISAYAFSTENWKRSRSEVRFLMGFNRDVLRRRRDEMNAWGVRVRWAGRRPRLWRSVINELTEAERLTEGNSTCTLTMCVNYGGRAEIVDAVRSIGREVAAGQLDPDRISERTVARHLDEPDMPDVDLFLRTSGEQRISNFLLWQSAYAELAFVDKPWPDCDRRDLWRAVEEYARRDRRYGGAVDAPR; this comes from the coding sequence ATGACGGCGCCCACGCCTCCACCACCGCACCCTTCCGGGGACCGGCCGCCGTCGGTCCCGGCTGCCCTGGTACCCCGGCACGTGGCGATCGTGATGGACGGCAACGGGCGCTGGGCCAACGCGCGTGGACTGACCCGCAACGAAGGACACGCCGCGGGAGAGGCGGTCCTGCTGGACGTGGTGGCCGGAGCGATCGAGCTGGGCATCTCCCACATCAGCGCCTATGCCTTCTCCACCGAGAACTGGAAGCGCTCGCGCAGCGAGGTGCGGTTCCTGATGGGATTCAACCGGGACGTGCTGCGCCGCCGCAGGGACGAGATGAACGCCTGGGGGGTGCGGGTGCGCTGGGCCGGGCGTCGCCCACGGCTGTGGCGGTCGGTGATCAACGAGCTCACGGAGGCTGAACGCCTCACCGAGGGCAACTCCACCTGCACCTTGACCATGTGCGTGAACTACGGCGGCCGGGCGGAGATCGTCGATGCCGTGCGCTCGATCGGTCGTGAGGTGGCGGCGGGCCAGCTCGACCCGGACCGGATCAGCGAACGCACCGTGGCACGGCACCTGGACGAGCCGGACATGCCGGACGTGGACCTGTTCCTGCGTACCTCCGGGGAGCAGCGGATCTCGAACTTCCTGCTCTGGCAGTCCGCCTACGCCGAGCTGGCTTTCGTGGACAAGCCGTGGCCCGACTGCGACCGGCGCGACCTGTGGCGCGCCGTCGAGGAGTACGCCCGCCGCGACCGCCGCTACGGTGGTGCGGTGGATGCGCCACGCTAG
- a CDS encoding LacI family DNA-binding transcriptional regulator, which yields MSGRTRLTDLAEQAGVSTATVSRVLNGKPGVSNATRGAVLAALDVLGYERPEKLRGRSAGLIGLVVPELTNPVFPNFAQKIESALAHAGYTPLLCTQSPGGTTEDEYVEMLLEHGVDGIIFVSGLHADAQAGRDRYHRIVGLGTPIVLVNGFAEGLDAPFISSDDIASMDIAVRHLTAQGHTRIGLAVGPERFVPAARKVAGFAQALAERLTVTSAEPHIATSLFTLEGGQAAATQLLDGGHTAIVCASDIMALGAIRAVRARGLQVPDDVSVVGYDDSPLIAFTDPPLTTIRQSVEAMSTAAVTSLLAEISGQPAPRTELLFTPELIVRGSTAACPR from the coding sequence GTGTCCGGACGCACGCGACTCACCGACCTGGCCGAGCAGGCCGGGGTCAGCACCGCCACCGTCTCGCGGGTGCTGAACGGGAAGCCGGGCGTGTCCAACGCCACGCGCGGTGCTGTGCTCGCGGCCCTGGACGTGCTCGGCTACGAGCGCCCGGAGAAGCTGCGCGGACGGTCCGCCGGCCTGATCGGACTGGTGGTGCCGGAGCTGACCAACCCGGTCTTCCCGAACTTCGCTCAGAAGATCGAATCGGCACTCGCCCATGCCGGGTACACGCCCTTGCTGTGCACCCAGTCCCCCGGCGGCACCACCGAGGACGAGTACGTGGAAATGCTGCTCGAGCACGGGGTGGACGGCATCATCTTCGTCTCCGGCCTCCACGCCGATGCGCAGGCCGGCCGGGATCGGTACCACCGGATCGTCGGGCTGGGCACGCCGATCGTGCTGGTGAACGGCTTCGCCGAGGGCCTGGACGCCCCGTTCATCTCCTCCGACGACATCGCCAGCATGGACATCGCGGTCCGCCACCTGACAGCTCAGGGGCACACCCGGATCGGGCTGGCCGTGGGGCCCGAGCGGTTCGTCCCCGCAGCCCGGAAGGTCGCGGGATTCGCCCAGGCCCTGGCGGAGCGGTTGACGGTCACCAGCGCGGAACCACACATCGCGACCTCGCTCTTCACGCTGGAAGGTGGCCAGGCAGCCGCCACCCAACTGCTGGACGGCGGTCACACCGCGATCGTGTGCGCCTCGGACATCATGGCGCTCGGCGCGATCCGGGCGGTGCGCGCCCGCGGCCTGCAGGTACCCGACGACGTCTCGGTGGTCGGGTACGACGACTCTCCGTTGATCGCGTTCACGGACCCACCGTTGACGACGATCCGCCAGAGCGTGGAGGCGATGAGCACCGCGGCGGTGACCTCCCTGCTCGCCGAGATCAGCGGCCAGCCCGCTCCACGGACCGAGCTGCTGTTCACCCCCGAGCTGATCGTGCGCGGGTCGACGGCTGCCTGCCCTCGCTGA
- a CDS encoding Fur family transcriptional regulator, with protein MQRMTRQRAAVSDLLSGTDDFRSAQQLHEMLRDRGEGIGLATVYRTMQALAESGDVDVLRNAEGESLYRRCATQEHHHHLVCRRCGATVELDAASVERWAATVGAEHGFTAVEHTAELFGICAECTAAERPDGGR; from the coding sequence ATGCAACGCATGACCCGCCAACGCGCAGCGGTGAGCGACCTCCTCTCCGGCACCGACGATTTCCGCAGCGCCCAGCAGCTGCACGAGATGCTCCGGGACCGCGGCGAGGGCATCGGCCTCGCCACCGTCTACCGGACGATGCAGGCTCTTGCCGAGAGCGGCGACGTGGACGTACTGCGCAACGCCGAGGGTGAGTCGCTGTACCGCCGGTGCGCCACCCAGGAGCACCATCACCACCTGGTGTGCCGCCGGTGCGGGGCCACGGTGGAGCTCGACGCCGCCAGCGTGGAGCGGTGGGCGGCCACCGTGGGAGCCGAGCACGGTTTCACCGCTGTGGAGCACACGGCTGAGCTGTTCGGCATCTGCGCCGAGTGCACCGCTGCCGAGCGGCCCGACGGCGGCCGGTGA
- the recO gene encoding DNA repair protein RecO — translation MKLYRDEAIVLRTHKLGEADRIVTLLTRMRGQVRAVAKGVRRTSSKFGARLEPFAVVDVQLYSGRTLDVVTQVDTMAPHGRALGADYGLYTTATAMVETAERLTEVPGEPATQQYLLLCGALRALAEQRHPAGLVLDSYLLRALAVAGWAPSFAECARCTEPGPHRSFSAPAGGAVCGTCRPPGAAAPAPETFTLLSALLTGEWPVAEASEEKHRREASGLVAVYTQWHLERQLRSLRLVERA, via the coding sequence GTGAAGTTGTACCGGGACGAAGCCATCGTGCTGCGCACCCATAAGCTGGGTGAGGCCGATCGGATCGTCACCCTGCTCACGCGGATGCGCGGCCAGGTGCGCGCTGTGGCGAAGGGTGTGCGCCGCACGTCCTCGAAGTTCGGTGCCCGGCTCGAACCGTTCGCGGTGGTGGACGTCCAGCTCTATTCCGGGCGGACCCTGGACGTGGTCACCCAGGTGGACACGATGGCCCCGCACGGGCGCGCGCTCGGCGCCGACTATGGCCTGTACACCACGGCCACGGCGATGGTGGAGACCGCGGAGCGGCTCACTGAGGTGCCGGGAGAGCCCGCCACTCAGCAGTACCTGTTGCTCTGTGGTGCGTTGCGTGCGTTGGCGGAGCAGCGTCATCCGGCAGGTCTGGTACTTGACTCGTATCTGTTGCGCGCCCTCGCGGTGGCCGGCTGGGCGCCGTCGTTCGCCGAGTGCGCCCGGTGCACCGAGCCGGGCCCGCACCGTTCGTTCTCCGCCCCTGCCGGCGGCGCGGTGTGCGGCACCTGCCGCCCGCCGGGTGCGGCGGCTCCCGCACCGGAGACGTTCACCCTGCTCAGTGCACTGCTCACGGGCGAGTGGCCGGTCGCCGAGGCGAGCGAGGAGAAGCATCGGCGGGAGGCCTCCGGACTGGTGGCTGTGTATACGCAGTGGCACCTGGAACGTCAGCTCCGGTCGCTGCGCCTGGTCGAACGCGCATGA
- a CDS encoding metal ABC transporter permease, which produces MIDWITEIGSALTSPLLQRALIAAFVVGLTAPVVGTFLVQRRLSLLGDGVGHVALTGVAMGWLVGSWTHASQNDAYALVGAVVAAIIGAVLIEVVSARGRTNGDVALALLFYGGIAGGVVIISLAGGTNANLMAYLFGSLSTVSTGDLVTTMIMSGVILLVGLGLRTALFAVSQDQEFARSTGVPVRLLTIAIAVVAALTVTASMRVVGLLLVSALMIVPVAIAQQLTTSFRRTMTAAMGIGAAVCVGGLLITFTEPLAPGATIVVLAVTVYAGVAAVRAVIRPRRRHDVDPHPDVADDVQLGSTHG; this is translated from the coding sequence GTGATCGACTGGATCACCGAGATCGGGAGCGCGTTGACCAGCCCGCTGCTGCAGCGTGCGCTGATCGCCGCCTTCGTGGTCGGGCTCACCGCACCGGTGGTGGGCACCTTCCTCGTGCAGCGCCGCCTCTCCCTGCTCGGCGACGGCGTGGGTCACGTGGCTCTGACGGGCGTGGCGATGGGCTGGCTCGTCGGCAGCTGGACCCACGCCTCCCAGAACGACGCCTACGCGCTGGTGGGGGCCGTCGTCGCTGCGATCATCGGCGCGGTGCTGATCGAGGTGGTCAGCGCCCGGGGCCGGACGAACGGCGATGTTGCCCTCGCGCTGCTCTTCTACGGCGGTATCGCCGGTGGCGTGGTGATCATCAGTCTCGCCGGCGGGACGAACGCCAACCTCATGGCCTACCTGTTCGGATCACTCTCCACTGTCTCCACCGGGGACCTGGTGACGACGATGATCATGTCCGGTGTGATCCTGCTGGTCGGTCTGGGGTTGCGCACCGCACTGTTCGCCGTGAGCCAGGACCAGGAGTTCGCACGCTCCACCGGGGTGCCGGTGCGCTTGCTCACCATCGCCATCGCGGTGGTGGCCGCGCTCACGGTGACCGCCTCGATGCGGGTGGTGGGTCTGCTGCTGGTGAGTGCGCTGATGATCGTGCCGGTGGCGATCGCCCAGCAGCTCACGACGTCCTTCCGGCGCACCATGACCGCGGCGATGGGGATCGGTGCGGCGGTGTGCGTGGGTGGCCTGCTGATCACCTTCACCGAGCCACTCGCCCCCGGAGCGACGATCGTGGTGCTCGCCGTGACCGTCTACGCTGGAGTAGCCGCCGTGCGGGCCGTGATCCGACCCCGACGGCGACACGACGTCGATCCGCACCCCGATGTGGCGGACGACGTCCAGTTGGGCTCGACACACGGATAG
- a CDS encoding FHA domain-containing protein — translation MDDTRLVAGSNEPARVRFHMDDGRVMGSEGVSLLGRSPAARDDEPVATLVTLADSAVSKTHLALRIEGARAWVTDRASTNGTLLVTSAGEERRLVPWEETPVAPGEALHVGTSVLRVELDRAPGAATLSRDGD, via the coding sequence GTGGATGACACGCGGCTGGTGGCCGGATCGAACGAGCCGGCCAGGGTGCGGTTCCACATGGACGATGGCCGCGTGATGGGTAGTGAAGGGGTCAGCCTGCTCGGCCGATCGCCCGCCGCCCGCGACGACGAGCCCGTCGCCACTCTGGTCACCCTCGCCGACTCCGCCGTCTCCAAGACGCACCTCGCCCTGCGTATCGAGGGTGCACGGGCATGGGTGACCGACCGGGCCTCCACGAACGGCACCCTGCTCGTGACCTCGGCTGGGGAGGAACGCCGCCTGGTGCCGTGGGAGGAGACGCCGGTGGCGCCGGGCGAGGCGCTGCACGTGGGCACCTCGGTGCTGCGGGTGGAGCTCGACCGGGCGCCCGGTGCAGCCACGCTCAGCCGCGACGGCGACTGA
- a CDS encoding metal ABC transporter ATP-binding protein, translated as MTLRPGQRAVQTEASNCPAATTTDQAQHHAPTPQPSDDRDVVVAAHRLDVAYQSARILREVTLTVRSGEAVALLGANGSGKSTLMRALLGMAPITSGQVRLFDHGLQSPGAVPWHRIGYVPQRTPASTGLPATALEMVLTGLLQRRRLWLPRHARTRALEALDAVGLASRAGSALHELSGGQQQRVSIARALVRDPDLLVLDEPVAGVDSATQRAFAGVLGELHAGGTTVVVVLHEIGEMRGLLQRAVVLRHGQVVHDGAVPEPAPGHAGADHQHVHADHGTVDEPATIQRSLP; from the coding sequence ATGACACTGCGTCCCGGCCAGCGTGCCGTCCAGACGGAGGCGTCGAACTGTCCGGCCGCGACGACGACCGACCAGGCGCAGCATCATGCACCGACGCCGCAGCCCTCGGACGACCGCGACGTCGTCGTCGCCGCGCATCGCTTGGACGTGGCGTACCAGAGTGCACGGATCCTGCGCGAGGTCACCCTCACGGTTCGATCCGGCGAGGCGGTCGCCCTGCTGGGCGCCAACGGTTCCGGGAAGTCGACCCTGATGCGCGCACTCCTCGGCATGGCACCGATCACCAGCGGTCAGGTACGCCTGTTCGACCACGGCCTGCAGAGCCCTGGAGCAGTGCCCTGGCATCGGATCGGTTACGTGCCGCAACGCACCCCCGCCTCCACGGGACTGCCGGCCACCGCACTGGAGATGGTACTCACCGGGCTGCTGCAGCGCCGTCGCCTGTGGCTGCCCCGCCACGCCCGCACACGCGCACTCGAGGCGCTGGACGCCGTCGGTCTAGCCAGCCGGGCCGGCAGTGCCCTGCACGAGCTCTCCGGTGGGCAGCAGCAACGGGTCAGCATCGCGCGAGCCCTGGTGCGTGACCCCGACCTGCTGGTGCTCGACGAACCCGTGGCCGGGGTCGACTCCGCCACCCAGCGAGCCTTCGCGGGCGTGCTGGGTGAGTTGCATGCCGGCGGCACCACCGTGGTGGTGGTGCTGCACGAGATCGGCGAGATGCGCGGACTGCTGCAGCGTGCTGTGGTCCTCCGGCACGGCCAGGTGGTGCACGACGGCGCTGTTCCCGAACCAGCACCGGGGCACGCGGGGGCCGACCACCAGCACGTGCACGCCGACCACGGCACGGTCGACGAACCAGCCACCATCCAACGGAGTCTGCCGTGA
- a CDS encoding glycine--tRNA ligase, translating to MAKEQSRLDAVVNLAKRRGFVFPSGEIYGGTRSAWDYGPLGVELKENIKRQWWRTVVSSRDDIVGLDSSVILPSKVWEASGHLKAFVDPLVECLSCHKRYREDHLLEEFEEKKGRPPEGGLAGVACANCGTRGQWTEPKMFNGLLKTYLGVTEDESGLHFLRPETAQGIFVNFDNVQRTSRMKVPFGIGQIGKSFRNEITPGNFIFRTREFEQMEMEFFVQPGSDEEWHQYWIEARTDWYTGLGIDRNNLRHFEHPAEKLSHYSKRTVDIEYRFGFTGSEWGELEGIANRTDFDLSTHSEHSGKELSYLDPATNERYTPYVIEPAAGLTRSLMAFLVEAYTEDEAPNTKGGVDKRTVLRLDHRLAPMKAAVLPLSRNEQLSPVARDLAANLRKNWNVDFDDAGAIGRRYRRQDEVGTPFCITVDFDTAEDQAVTVRERDTMSQERVALDQVESYLAARLVGA from the coding sequence GTGGCCAAGGAGCAGTCTCGTCTCGATGCCGTCGTCAACCTCGCCAAGCGCCGAGGTTTCGTGTTCCCGTCCGGGGAGATCTACGGCGGTACCCGCTCCGCGTGGGACTACGGACCACTGGGGGTGGAGCTGAAGGAGAACATCAAGCGCCAGTGGTGGCGCACGGTGGTCTCCAGCCGCGACGACATCGTGGGACTGGACTCCTCGGTGATCCTTCCGTCCAAGGTCTGGGAGGCCTCCGGGCACTTGAAGGCATTCGTCGACCCGCTCGTGGAGTGCCTGAGCTGCCACAAGAGGTACCGCGAGGATCACCTGCTGGAGGAGTTCGAGGAGAAGAAGGGCCGCCCGCCGGAGGGGGGTCTGGCCGGCGTGGCCTGCGCCAACTGTGGTACCCGCGGGCAGTGGACCGAGCCGAAGATGTTCAACGGACTTCTCAAGACCTATCTCGGTGTGACCGAGGACGAGTCCGGGCTGCACTTCCTGCGCCCGGAGACCGCGCAGGGCATCTTCGTCAACTTCGACAACGTGCAGCGCACGTCCCGCATGAAGGTGCCGTTCGGCATCGGGCAGATCGGTAAGTCGTTCCGCAACGAGATCACGCCGGGGAACTTCATCTTCCGCACCCGCGAGTTCGAGCAGATGGAGATGGAGTTCTTCGTCCAGCCCGGCAGTGACGAGGAATGGCACCAATACTGGATCGAGGCCCGTACCGACTGGTACACCGGTCTCGGTATCGACCGGAACAATCTGCGTCACTTCGAGCACCCGGCCGAGAAGCTCTCCCACTACTCCAAGCGCACCGTGGACATCGAGTACCGGTTCGGCTTCACGGGAAGCGAGTGGGGTGAGCTCGAGGGCATCGCGAACCGCACCGACTTCGACCTGTCCACGCACTCGGAGCACTCCGGCAAGGAGCTCAGCTACCTTGACCCGGCCACGAACGAGCGCTACACGCCGTACGTGATCGAGCCGGCAGCCGGTCTGACCCGCTCCCTGATGGCCTTCCTCGTGGAGGCCTACACCGAGGACGAAGCGCCCAACACCAAGGGCGGCGTGGACAAGCGGACGGTGCTGCGGCTGGACCACCGGCTCGCGCCGATGAAGGCCGCCGTCCTGCCGCTGTCCCGGAACGAGCAGCTCTCCCCGGTGGCGCGTGACCTCGCGGCGAACCTGCGCAAGAACTGGAACGTCGACTTCGACGACGCCGGAGCGATCGGGCGCCGGTACCGCCGTCAGGACGAGGTGGGTACCCCGTTCTGCATCACCGTGGACTTCGACACCGCCGAGGACCAGGCCGTCACTGTGCGCGAGCGAGACACGATGAGCCAGGAGCGGGTGGCCCTGGACCAGGTCGAGTCCTACCTCGCTGCGCGCCTCGTCGGCGCCTGA
- a CDS encoding lactate racemase domain-containing protein: protein MVWFSHEDTSIDRPTIEALCDRLVDEAKKRLGISELRRVLLLPPDITRAHAGVGWMTEHLYHRLDGAGAEVHVIPTLGQHVPHSAQENTWMFGSIPNERIHAHDWKNGVTHVGTVPAEVVAERTGGAVTWEMPIDLNTMTVTEDWDLIINVGHVVPHEVLGFANHNKNYFIGLGGKRTLGAAHMASAVYGIENNLGNLLTPVRACFNWAEEEFLADLPDVYLQVVMAYDDGGSLVHTGVYVGDGLDTYYSAARASMAQNITAFDEPVDKIVAVMQPDEFHATWVANKAVYRTRMAMADGGELVIIAPGVERFGEQPEVDALIRKYGYLSKHEVLEKYATEADMQDIPHATAHLVHGSAEGRFRITYAPGKLTQEEVESVGYGYLDIEEALRRYDPAVMKDGWNTMPDGERVFFISTPSAGLWSTSDRLASRADHEMHD, encoded by the coding sequence ATGGTCTGGTTCTCCCATGAAGACACGTCGATCGATCGGCCGACGATCGAGGCGCTCTGCGACCGCCTCGTGGACGAGGCGAAGAAACGTCTGGGCATCTCCGAGCTGCGTCGGGTGCTGCTGCTACCGCCGGACATTACCCGGGCGCATGCGGGCGTGGGCTGGATGACGGAGCATCTCTACCATCGGCTCGACGGAGCCGGGGCCGAGGTGCACGTGATCCCCACCCTGGGCCAGCACGTCCCGCACTCGGCGCAGGAGAACACGTGGATGTTCGGGTCGATCCCGAACGAGCGGATCCACGCCCACGACTGGAAGAACGGGGTCACCCACGTGGGGACCGTGCCGGCCGAGGTCGTGGCCGAACGCACCGGGGGAGCGGTCACCTGGGAGATGCCGATCGACTTGAACACGATGACGGTCACCGAGGACTGGGACCTGATCATCAACGTCGGTCATGTGGTGCCGCACGAGGTGCTCGGATTCGCCAATCACAACAAGAACTACTTCATCGGCCTCGGTGGCAAGCGCACCCTCGGTGCTGCACATATGGCCTCGGCCGTGTACGGGATCGAGAACAATCTCGGCAACTTGCTCACCCCGGTGCGGGCCTGCTTCAACTGGGCCGAGGAAGAGTTCCTCGCCGATCTGCCGGACGTGTACCTGCAGGTGGTGATGGCCTACGACGACGGCGGCTCGCTCGTGCACACCGGCGTGTACGTGGGTGACGGCCTGGACACCTACTACAGCGCCGCACGAGCCAGCATGGCGCAGAACATCACGGCCTTCGACGAGCCGGTGGACAAGATCGTCGCCGTGATGCAGCCCGACGAGTTCCACGCCACGTGGGTGGCGAACAAGGCGGTCTACCGCACCCGGATGGCGATGGCCGACGGTGGTGAGCTGGTCATCATCGCGCCCGGTGTGGAACGGTTCGGTGAGCAGCCCGAGGTGGATGCCCTGATCCGCAAGTACGGGTACCTGAGCAAGCACGAGGTGCTCGAGAAGTACGCCACCGAAGCCGATATGCAGGACATCCCGCATGCGACCGCCCACCTGGTGCACGGCAGCGCCGAGGGCCGGTTCCGGATCACCTATGCCCCGGGCAAGCTCACCCAGGAAGAGGTGGAGTCCGTCGGCTACGGCTATCTCGATATCGAGGAGGCGTTGCGCCGGTACGACCCGGCCGTGATGAAGGACGGGTGGAACACGATGCCCGACGGCGAACGTGTCTTCTTCATCTCCACCCCGTCCGCCGGGCTGTGGTCCACCAGCGACCGGTTGGCCTCCCGCGCCGACCACGAGATGCACGACTAG